GCTCaagtttttctttacttttcctCATGGTGTCaggtatacatgtatatattaaAGTCTGGTTTGTATCAGGGGTtaggtcttttctttttcaaaccaCATCTAAAACACTTTACAAGATAACtggttacaaaaataaataaacctccaGGTTAGCCTCCTTCATTTACATTTGTGCTCTTCCTCACTTCTCGTATGAAATAACTCACTCAGTGAGATAATGTTTTCAAACTAAAGAGTTTCCACAGCAGTTTTCCGAGAGAACTTCTAAACGCAAAAATCTGAATCAGCTTTAATACATGTCCATTGTAAACAAAGCAATCATTTAGGAATGTGTGCAGAGTGggattttaaagtgttttccaGCATTCCCTTTTGTCGTTTTAGGTGTTTCTAGTTAATCTGGTTGCTCAGACCGCTTCTCAGTTCACCTTGATTTGGAGCAGAGTTGGAAACTACATGCAAACATCAAATTTCAAGTAAGGCTTGTCCTGCTTACATCAACCCACATTTAAGCCCTTTTCCGAAAGGATGCTGTACTTAATCACAAAGTGAGTACCAACAATCCATATAACATACGTAATCATACATCAGTGCTCATATATCGGCTAGCATAAGTATGATAAACTAGACTGAAGTGAGCTTCAAGGTCTGCGATCATACAATGcaggtaaaaatatttttaaccacaaGAGTGCGCTATTAACTCATGAAACCGGAGCTTGCTAAACCAACTGCACTATTGAATAACTACAAAAATGTGCATGAGAAAACTGCTGTAGcctactttttactttaaatgtatGCTGTCAGTCGACTCATCTCATAAACTCAATACATTAATAAAACTTACTGACTCAATTCTCATTGTGaatataattttgttttcatataaCTGAGGAACGGCCAATAGTGTGCaaactttgttttattgttttactgtaTAATTAAACTTAAGTAATTATTTTGTAACTAATATACTGTGTCCGATAGCAAATACTTGTAATAAGCAAGATGATCATCACTAGTGAcacatgaaatttccccttgtgggactaataaaggtatatcaaataaaggtatatcaaattcTTAGTGCTTGTGACATTTGATTCAACTTAAGTTTTACCTGGTAGGTCCATCGCCAAGGCCTGATATCCATTAGTTGCCAGCAGGGCCATGGTACCAAGTTCTTCCCAGGTTTTGGATGTGAAGGCCTGACCATGCAATAAGACAATTTGCAGCCTGCACAAACACATAACTGTGTTAACCGGGATTTTAGAGCAGACACAAACCAATCCTGTGATAATCACCATCGCCATCTGGTTTATTAACTAATTTTGTAAATTGGTTTGATATTAATTAAAACTGGAATGCATGCTATGTCCTCAGATAAGCTCACCTTGGCAGTATCTGCCGTCCAGCTCCATCCACTGGTAAAGCTTCTCGGAAGAACAGCGGGGGGTCTCCAGGCAGCTGTCCGGTGCGAATAGACACATTGATAGTTGGAAGTGGAAGAGGAGGGGTGGCCATTAGCCCCATTTTTTGAGCTTCCAGGGATGGCTCCATGCTGCCCTGGCGAATGGATGGCAGCAGAAGGTAGAGCAGTAACGTGGCCAACAATACCAGGCCCAGAACAACGAGACGATTGCGCAAGAAATTCATTTCCTCAAGATGAAAGATCTAGAGAAAGCGGTAAACAGTAAATTGTTTGAAAGCCCTTCATATTATTCCGGTTCACACAATAGTGCTATTCGTCTGGCACTGTATAAATGGATGAAAGGACTAGTACCCAGACCTGTGGTTTTACCTGCACAATATGTGGTTACAAATTGCAAACTTCACCTGTATTGTTAAAGTATTTACTGTCACATTGCTgataaacacagctgattttcaTCTTCACATATAATAAATAGAGCTGACTGgtaacatttttaatgtaaagctaccaaaaaagtgtttgttgCTTGGCAGTTCTTCACTTAATTAGGTGGACATTAACATTTAGAAGTGAATTGGTTTTCCTTAAAAGATTGAAGGTGAGATCCTTTGGAAACAATCATCTAAATGCAAGCTGAGACAGACTGCAAATGAATAATCCTTGCACACCCCGCATGAGACACTGTTCACTCTAAAGGTGCTTAATAAATGTCAATTGGACAAAAATGTTTGGGGACGGGTGGATTTGCAAGGTAAcagaatgaacaaacaaacctaGATACAGCCAGGATTAGTGACTCCAATTGTTTGGTGCTGCAGTGCAAAACAGTAAGACGACCAATATAATCGAGCCAAATGAAAATGACAGCTAGCACCAGCTAATTGTATTGCTCCGGTACTAGCTAAACCCGCACAATGGGACGCAGCGGGAGGCGACCTGCATTATGCAGCAACATACCGACACAGAGGAGGTAATTAAACACGTTCAGTGGCGGAGGGGCGAGGCTTTCTTCTCTATCGTCATCGTCCTCGGCGTTGCTGGTTGCCAGTGATGGGAAATGTTGCTGAAAGGCTTCGGTTCGCTGCTCGTTTGGATGGCTAATTTAGCTTTTCAAAGTGAGAGGAGAAATTGTACTTAAACACAGATGCACATCTTTATTCTTCTAACAAAGTAAAACCAATTACCCGGTCAATGAACGAGTGGTTGCCGATAAACTCAAAGTAGACGAGATATTAACCAACAGACGAGAAAGACAGTAGCGCAAACGCATTCTAAAGAATTTTTGTCCGATATAAATTAAATCTACCACGATTTTAAACCGACTTTTTCTCGTCGGAGCACTTTAAGAGCTGCACACAACACTAATCTCAACGGCACTTCCCGTTGAAAGTTTCTTTCCCGAAAGCGAAGATgtgaattatttttgttttttaaaggttttggaTACTTGGTTTACTTTTAGAAAATGAACCTAACAAAGCTtgcagaaataaaaattaaataaaacaaaataataataaatgtaaagtGTAACTGAGCGCTCAAAAGAATGTTAAGCTCTAAAGTAAAATGCAGTACACGCCATTTATCCCAGACGCTGTATAAAACCTACAACCTATAACAAGATAGACTGGCATATAAGTACAGTATTTtttccaataaaataaaacacaatatgaCAAAACAAATATCTCAAGTAAAATTTttacaataatatttttttaatattaaataagtaaaaaaataaaataaatactgacTATAATATATTAGGATGATGTTATAAGGTAAAACATCTCAAGataattaaagtaaaaataaaacaggataaaaatatagcaaaaaaataaaattgaaaaaaaaatagcattataaaattgaaaaaagaaaaagatgaagccATAAACCAAAGTCATTTCTCTGAAATCTAATTCAAATGTCTACCTGGACACCCCCAAACTCAAGACCATACTTTTAGTACTATCTCACATCAAACTTAACTCTTTAAATCTTTATGACATTTTTTATGTACTTGAACCGCAAGTCAATTGTGATAGGCTGTCCTAAAAAAAGGTATTTCATGCACAACCAGAACTTGTCATTTCTGTTAAAAAATATTCCATACTAAGAATTCACTTGTGTTCTTATATTAATtaaagcacagtggtggaggggtgttgatttgggtttgttttggtgCCACAGGACCTGACTATAATAAACGGCATTAATCCAAACATTGAGTCAACCATGAACCTCaatctgattgaaatgctgttgtGAGACCTTAAGAGTGCTGCCCGTAAATGAAGGTATGAACTGAAGCAACCATGTAAAGAAAAGTTTCCCAAAATTCCTCAATGATGTGACAAACTGTTAAAGTcacacagaacacagaaaatGCTTACTTCAAGTGACTGCTGCTAAAGGTAGCTCTAAAATCTCTTTTTCATATGACTTTGCGCTCAGAATCTCCCTGACAAAGCAGAACCTCCTTTCTGCTAAGAGTAAGGAAATAACAGACAAAGAAATCATatataaagacattttaataaTGTAATTCTCTAATGCAAAAGACAAATATGAAATTTTTAAATACAGAACACTTTGATTTTGTTAATTTGCTTTGAAACAATAACCAGTACATTTCAGTTACATTATTTATATCTTAATATTGAACATAATTACTGATCACAGAATCACAAAATCTgctttaaatagttaaaaacgTTCTTCTTGTTCTCGTTCTAGTCAAGTTTTACCGAGCAAGatctttatttttgtgctttttgcatACTATTTGAAATAATATGTTGAGAAACATTTGCTGTAGAAGAATAtcatgtttattatttaaaaaaaaaaaagacttaaattTTTTTGGAtacttcttaaaaaaataagatgaaaGCTGATGGAGAGAGATAACAACCATCGAGGCAACCCTTTGCTTTTCAGCAAGAttcacagtgaaacagagtATTTCCAATGTGACACATTACACGCGAAAAGCCACTATAGCACTGTCATGCACTGACAGTATTCACTCAGTTTTGTCCCTCACGACATGTAATGACACCCAGTCCAACTCTGCATGAAAGTAAAGTGCAGAACTTGAAGACCTATGCAATATAAGTACATATAACATCACGATTCAACACCAGCTGTGCAATTCTGAGACTACCGTGTTTGTGAAAAACCACCTGCTGGCTTCTTTCATAACTCATTTTAGCTACTGAAACTAGTACCTACTGTATAAAACATGCAACTGCTCAGCTATATTGGGAACAAACAATTCTGAACTTGTACCTACAGTAATTGCTGTTCACACAGTATCACCGGCAAGATCCTtgacacaacattttttttcagtcggcTAATATTCAGTTAGACAGTTGCAAACAATTTCAAAGCAATCCTATACATTTGGTTATGAATGGAGCGAACATATAGCCTATTCCAGTACATCAGACACAAGCTGAAATCAGCTATAATCAGTTATATTGAACTTTTAGCTGCTCCCTGCTTTCAGGGGTCGCCACAGCCGTTAGCTCCACGTTTGACTTGGTAGATTTTTTATaccggatgcccttcctgatgaaACGCTAAAGCGATCCGTTTTGTCTTCCCAGGATCAAACTGGGGGCTATTTGGCTTGTTGGGCAAATGTGTAAACTACAGTCAGTTATAGTGTCAAGTTGTGTTTAAATTGCCAGTCTGATATATTTCCTAATGTTTTATGACCTGTTTTCACAGTGATATCCATTTAAGTTGATGGATACCTTGTAACGTGTATGTATTTGCTCTGCACTGTTCGGTTATAATAAAATTGTTAGCCATGATGGAGTTTATATCAATATAAAGCAAGGACATAAAGACTGCAACTGCAAAAGAGAGCTGGTTTCAGCCCTGTTAAGGCACAATATTGAACTGAAAACAAGCAGGTCCATCCTTGATGTTTCTCTaagcaaaaaaatacaaaagagatTTAAGACTGGCTTGTATTTCATTAATAAGACACTTAAGAGCTTGATATTCATACTATATAATACTATTGTAATGTAGTGTCTGTTTTGCCACGAGGCACCAATAACCTGTAAATATGTGTGCGTCTGTTCCCTTTTATCCACTTTTTCTACTTTAAGCCATGTGTTGTTGTTCTGATGTTAAACCAATCATAAAAAAAGCTTTCAAAAATAGATATctttggcttctcttcactATGGAGACAGTAAAACATTTACACTAAGGTCCTGTAAAGCTACTCAACATCCATTTATCTGGTGATTACTTTGAGAAAAGACTGATTTTAGGCATGATTTTCTACAAGGTAATCTTGGTGGTAGGACATTCATTTCAGCCCATTGTTATaatgatggattgcatttatatagcgcttttctaggcacccaaagtgctttacaattccactattcattcactctcatgttcacacactggtggatgcaagctacagctgccctggggcagactgacagcaaGTTGTTGCTGCAACTTGCTACCCACAGATATTTATGTTCCATCGGTCTGCATGCCAGGACAAAAACAGCTTGGGGAGGTCTCAGATTACTTGGTATTGTCAATGCATCAATATAATTTCCATATTTATGCATAAAAGTCTAAACTGTCCACTTCTAGGCTCGCTGAAACAGAAAATAGTTAGTCTCTGTTTCCTCAATGTAGAAGAGTAAGGAGTCCGAGCGGAAGTAAAAGGCAAAGAGGCCAAGTCCCTAATACAGAGGAGGCTCTATTGGgctctttttctttcaaagtACAGTCATCACCCCTGTACCCACTGTAGCACTGGCACTGGAAGTGCTTGTGGAAAAAAGTCTTCTCAGTTTGGCTGAGCATTCCTGTAACCTTGAGCTGGCCACTCTGACTAGTTATCTTGTGTGTTGAAGGGCTGAGATGCAGATATATATCGCTGTCCAATATTCTGCGAAAACAGCGGCCGCTGAAATTACATAGCACATGACTGCAGTGCTCTGCTGCTGTGGACACATTGAGCAGGTACCGACCCAGCGGTCCCTTAAGATAATCATTTAGGGTTGAGCAGTTGGCCtggaagacaaaaaagaaacgtTAACTTGACTTGCCACTAATCACCAAGCAGTTCAGCATCAAAGAAGCATAGAAAATACTGTTCTTACACTGCTGCTTGCATGAGAGGTGTCGCCCCAGAAGATTACACCTGCAGCTCCAAGTGCAACACTCTCACCAATTGTGGAGACCAAATctgtctaaaaacaaaaacagttcaggGCTGTTCAGTGAAATCATACAGTAACCTGTGTTTTAGTAGGACAGTCAAATATACACACATTTTATATCCAGTACTAATGTCTAGTTGCCAGTTGAATGAGATTTCCTAACACCTGTATATGGAAGGTGTAAGTGACTATAAATACTGATTTAATTTTATAATAACTCCACCAAAGAATTAAAATTGAGAACCTGAAGATGATTGTGGTGAAGGACAACAAATTGGTGTGTCTCCGTCAGAAACAGATggtatagttttattttttaaaaagtatatttatgttCATCAAATTTAGGCTAATGTTGgctttgtttgcttgtgtgttgttgcataatgtaaatataataataataatgatgatctAAATTAAATCACACTTGTATTGATCAAAGTGTAATCGTCTTGTATAAAATGCTGTTCTAGCCAACTAACCTCAGTTAGGAGAGTCGTTTGACTGATATAGGTAGGTCGGGTGTAAACATAAACAGGACGTGCTAATCCATCCCCAACAGATGCCAGGCGCATTGCCTCCTTCACCCTGTTCCGGACAAAAAGGCGCCCTTGGCTCGTTGAGCGTAGCACAGGTTCCATGTATACTGACGGGAAAAGTGCTGTACATTCCATCCACAACCAGTTGAGATGATTATTGCGGTCCACCTCCACTGAAGGACAGTGGCCTGTGTAGTTTTGCAGACCATTCTTGTTGTAGTCATGGTTGTAACAATCTGGAAACAGGTAGAAGCCCCACAGCTGATTGGGCCTCATATTCTTGGCCA
This DNA window, taken from Astatotilapia calliptera chromosome 5, fAstCal1.2, whole genome shotgun sequence, encodes the following:
- the hyal2b gene encoding hyaluronidase-2 encodes the protein MEAAFHPFFTTTGQLPWLLLTVFTSWTAFCSAEIKQTRRPLYTQKPVLLAWNAPTQECEPRHRVTLSLSQFDIVATPNEGFVGQNLTIFYKERLGLYPYYKHDGSAVNGGLPQLVSLTEHSKKMPEGLKKYIKVPGAKGLAVIDWEEWRPIWVRNWDAKLIYRNKSYAMIAKKNPTWTSKQVEKVAEQEFELSAQRFMQETLKLAKNMRPNQLWGFYLFPDCYNHDYNKNGLQNYTGHCPSVEVDRNNHLNWLWMECTALFPSVYMEPVLRSTSQGRLFVRNRVKEAMRLASVGDGLARPVYVYTRPTYISQTTLLTETDLVSTIGESVALGAAGVIFWGDTSHASSSANCSTLNDYLKGPLGRYLLNVSTAAEHCSHVLCNFSGRCFRRILDSDIYLHLSPSTHKITSQSGQLKVTGMLSQTEKTFFHKHFQCQCYSGYRGDDCTLKEKEPNRASSVLGTWPLCLLLPLGLLTLLH